GAATTGCTCCCGAATGTCGGTACACCAGAATCTCTAAGCACCTTTGGTGTCATGAATCCGCTAAAGACTATGCTATACACGATAATTGGGGCTATTATTGGGTTAATTCTTTCCCTAACGGTGTTATTTTTGCGGTCTGTTTTTGGAGCTAAAATTACTTATGCCTTTGATTATACTTGGGACGTGGAGGATCAGCATCTGCTCTTTGAAGCAGGGAAAGCTGGTCGTCAGACGGATTTGGCGGATTTATTATTAATTCCTCGGGTACCAGAACGCTTAGTGGTGAGTCAACAGACAGCGCATTTGAGCGAATGTGAAGCCGATGGCCTGCTCTTTCTCAACCATGTGCAAGCCTTGCCCGAAACAGCTGCACCGACGGATATCGTTCTAATAATCTATTCACACCAGACGGACAAGCAATGGTATCAAGAACAGTTCAATTTGCTTAAATTATATCGCCTCCCAGTCAAGATTATTCATGTTTACTAAGGAGGGTGGGGATGACAGACCAACCATTTGTTTCAATCATTACTCCGGTTTATAATGCCGAAGCGTTTCTGGCCGAGACAGTGGCGAGTGTCCTCGGCCAAAGCTTCACCAATTGGGAACTGATTCTCATTGATGACTGCAGCACTGACAGCAGTACTTCACTTATGAGGAAATTTAGCGCTGAAGATAGCCGTATTCACAGCCATAGCTTAGAGACCAATCAAGGAGCGGCGGTTGCACGAAATACTGGTTTGGCATTAGCACGAGGCCGCTACATCGCCTTTATCGACAGTGATGACTGCTGGCTCCCCGATAAGCTATCGGAGCAACTTGCCTTCATGCAGGAGCATGGCCACGCCTTTACATACACTGACCTAGCCTACGTAGACGAGGCAGGCAACATCTTGAAAGCGGAGTCAGGCATACCGAACCGTTTAGACTATGCAAGTCTCTTAAAAAATACGGCCATTGCCTGTTCGACCGTAATCATTGACCGTGAACAAGTTGGTGACTTCCGCATGCCCTTAGTGCGCAAAGGCCAAGACACCGCCACCTGGCTCATGCTCATGCGCGAACGTGGAGTAGTAGCCTATGGCCTGCCTAAGGTACTAAATCATTACCGCCAAGTTGCCGGTTCCATCTCCAGTAACCGCTTAGGTGCTTTGCGCCGAACCTGGCATACTTACCGGCATTTGGAGCAGTTGCCCCTGCCTAAGGCACTGTACTACTTTGCCTGCTATGTGTGGAATGCGATAAAACGGCGTTTGTAGATAGGCGCCGGGGATAAGAAAGAATAGCGCTAAAAAGCTAAGGCCTTGGACCTTGGCTTTTTGAGCGGTTTTGGTGTCGGGCAATGATTGAGTTGTTGAGAGTTATGGGTTTGAAGTTTGAGAAAAGACAAATCTGTACAGATTGACGGTTCAGATTTACTTAGCTTGCGAGTGAGCAAGAATCATCTTTTCGAGCCTTTGCGATAATTTAATGCTTTGACTACAAAGCAATTTACTAGGGTCACTCAAAGCCTTTGGCTTGTCAAATCGCTTTAAATTGCTTAAGCTAAGTTTAGAAGAAGGAGGCGTTTACCATGAAAATTGCTCTGTTAGAACCTTTGCGTGTGCCGGACTCGTTGATTGAAGAGTTAGCTGCTCCCTTGGAGGAGGCCGGCCACGAATTCGTATATTACCCTGAGAAGACTACTGATCCTGAAGAGTTGTACCAACGCAGTCAAGACGCAGAAATTGTCATTATTGCGAATAACCCTTATCCCGCTGAGGTGATTGAGCGACTGGAACAAACCAAACTTATCAATGTCGCGTTCACCGGTGTTGACCATGTTGACCAAGCGGCAGCCAAAGCCAAAGGTATTCAAATTGCGAATGCATCTGGCTATTCTGCGCATGCCGTGCCGGAGCTTGTTATCGGGCTCACCTTAGCCCTTTACCGCCAAATCATAGCGGGCGACCAGGATACCCGTCTAGGCAGTCAGTTTGAAGCACCCATTCAAGGCCAAGAAATTCATGGCAAAAAAGTCGGCATCATCGGCACCGGCTCACTCGGAATTGAAGCAGCCCGACTTTACAAGGCTTTTGGCGCAGAATTAATTGGCTACAATCGCAGCCAAAAAGAAGCGGCCCTTGACCTAGGCTTGGAGTACAAATCCTTAGAAGAAGTCATGGCGGAAAGTGATATTATTAGCATCCATCTACCGCAAACTGAAGAAACTAAAGGGCTCATTTCCAAAGAACAAATTGCCCGAATGAAAGAAACAGCGATTCTAATTAATGTGGCAAGGGGACCGATTGTTGATAATGAAGCCTTAGCAGAAGCGCTCAATGCTGGTGCCATTGCCGGAGCGGGCATAGACGTCTATGACAGCGAGCCACCGCTTGCGGATGATTACCCGCTACTGCATAGTAAAAATACGGTCTTAACACCCCATGTCGGTTACTTGACCGATGAAGCGATGGTGGACCGGGCACGGATTGCCTTTGATAATGCACTGAAATTTAGCCAAGGTAACCCGCAGAACATTGTGAATAATTAATTTATTAGAAAAACCCCGCCGCGGAGTATGGTGATCCTTGGCGGGGATTTCTGTTTTGTAGTCTGTACCAAATAACCAAAACAAACCCTGCTTTTGACAAATTAAGAAGCCACGGTAGCCGGCCGTGGCACACTCTAATCATTTCTTGTTTTCCGCCCTGCCGTATAAACGTGTCAAGATTCCGTGGGGATGTCCTCCGACGGAATAAAATCGGCGCAAAGTTCCGTCGGACAGAGCTTCCACGGAATAGAAAATGCACAAAGTTCCGTCGGAACATCTCCCCACGGAATCCAAGTGCTGAATTAAACTGTACAATTTAAAATACTTTTCAACTAGCTCAACGCACCGGCCACAAAAGTAGGGCGACGCACCAACATTTACGCCTTTTCCTTCATGCGCTTTTGGGCGAGCTTGCGTCGGACGGTATTGTATATTTCTATGGTCGAATCAGCGATAAATACACCTAGAGCAATCGCGCCAGCTATTTGAAAGGTGGTTACCAAGTAATGGCCGGCTAACTGAACGTTGCCGTCGATAAAGTTAAAGGCTGTTTGGTAAATGGCTGATCCAGGCACAAAGGGAAAGAAAGCTGGAATATAGAAAATTGTAACCGGTGCTTTAAAGCGTCGGGCTGCCCAGTGGGAAATTAGCGATACAATTAAACATGCTGTAAAGGTTGCTAAGGTATCTTCTAGGCGTAGGCCCATAATAATGTAAATTGCATAGCCAATTGCACCGATAGTCCCCGCTTTGACAACCAAACTTCGCGGCGCCTCCAAAGAAATTGAAGCAAAGTAGGATGCTAAGTAAGCTCCGATAACTTGAATGATTGCGGATAGAACCGGGTAATCAGTCACATGTGTCATTAAATCCATGCTAGAATCCTCCCTGCTACATATAAACCAATCGCAACCCCAATAGCTAAACTGAGGGCGATAACAATCGCATCAGCAATCCGGGCAATACCCGAGACGTAGTCGCCTTTCAAAGTATCTCGAATTCCATTGGTAAAGGCGGTTCCTGGATATAAAGGCATTAAAGCGGCAATGGTAACGATATGGCTATTGATATTACCCGGCAATAAACTGGCCCCTAAAGTAATAAAGAGGGATGTAAGAAAGGTTGAGAAGATTCCGTTAATGAAGCCATTCAAGTCCAACCATTCTTGGCCAAAACGTGAAATCGCAACAACCATGCCTGCAAGAAAAGAAAAGAGCACGTCCCAAATACTCCCATTCAATAGAATGGTAAAAGATACCACAATCATAATCGTGGCAATATCTTTACGATAGGCAGTATATTCGCTCTCATCAACCACTTGTAATCTCTCATAAGCCTCGTCTGGCGTGATTTCACCAGAGGTAAGCATGCGGGAAATGTTATTTACGCGGTATATCTTATTCAAGTGGTTCCCGCGCTCAGAAATGCGTCGCACTAAGGTCACTGGCTCAACACTGTCATCTTCATCGTCCAGGGTTAGAAATAACCCCGTAGTTGTCGATACCGCTTCGGTAATGGACAGGCCCGATGTCTTCATAATACGCACTACCGTATCCTCAACCCGGTAACTCTCAGCGTGAGATTCCAGCATGATGCGCCCTGCCAGAGCAGCCACTTCAGCAATTTTCTTATTCTTCTGTTTCAAATCATCACCTCATTAATTATCGATTGTTTGGAAACATGAACGGATTCATGGTAACATATTAACGAACGAAACTCGAATCGATTTTTGGCTAAAACGTTTTCCTAAGCGGCTAAGGAGGTGCCTTATGGGTGTCGAATTTATTTATGATGTGTTTACATACACCGAAATAGAACCATATGTTATTCATCTAGAATTTGTCTATGACGACACAGTGCAATACATTATTGAATTTGGCACATTTACGGAGTGTCAACAATTCTTGCAAGAATTACATGAATTTGCCCTATCGATAGAAGGAGATGATATTGAAGACCAGGAACTTCTGATTGAAGAATTCCTCTTGTCCAAGGCGCCTTACTTTACCAATGTCGTCCACCGGATTAACCCAACGGAGTGGTAGTATGCAGATTACGAGAATAGAACGGCAGCAGAAGAATAAAGCCCGTTACTCCATCTACCTCGATGATACCTTCTGGCTAGGTGTTGACGAGACGGTCCTTATGCGTTTCGCTCTTCATAAGGGGCAAGAAATTACATCGGATCAACAAACCGCCATAAAAGAAGCGGAAGCTCGGGCCAAGGTCTTCACCCAAGCGCTGAATTACTTATCTTACGGCTTGCGTTCAAGCCAAGAGATGGCCGACTACTTAGCCAAGCAACGGGTACAAAATCCGCAAGACCCTGACGGTAAAGACATCCCTATCCAAACTAAAGTTATCCACGAAGTGCTCGGGAAGTTGACCGACTTGGGCTACTTAAACGACTTGGTCTATGCCCAAAGTTACGTGCGAACGGCCGCAAACATTAACCGCAAGGGTCCTATTGTCATTGAACGCGAATTAAACCTTAAAGGGGTTCCCAACGCAGATATTCTCACAGCCATGGATGAATATAGCGACAGCATGCTGCAAGAGAATTTAACCGAACTCGGTCGCAAATATATTAAACGCAAGCAGAAATTGCCACCCAAACGCCTGAAGCAACAATTACAGGCTTATCTATTGACCAAAGGCTATCCGCAAGAAGACGTTGCTGAAGTGGTGGCGCATTTGGATATGTCTGCAAGTCAGGACCAAGAAACCGTCAGCTTAGATCGGGAAGCCCTCAAGCAAGTCAAGCGTCGCCAGCGGAAATATTCCGGCTATGAATTGAAGCAACGGGTAAGCCAAAGTTTATTCCAGAAAGGCTTTGCCTATGATTTAATCCAAGACTGGTTGACAGCTCATGAGGAGTTATTTGAACATGAAGATTAGCTAAGTTTGCCAAAGAAGTGCATAGGATAGAAATAAAGTCGCCACAGTAAGTGCTGTGGCTTTTTTCAATTTTGTCAAGCCTTATGGCGCTGGAATGAAGCGTCTGTTACCTCTATAAAGTGGCGACGGTTTATTTTAAGCAGGTTTTGTAGTAAAGTAGAGTGACTTTGGATTGATAACTATCTTTTGAAAGCAAAATGATATAGGAAAGGGGATGCGCATGAAACGAGTGAAAATAATTGAAGAATTTCCGATTCCGTGGTCTGAGGCGACCATTCAGGCTTTTCGGGAGACATTGTTGGCTTGGTATGACCAGGAGAAGCGGGATTTGCCTTGGCGCCAGACGAAAGATCCTTACAAAATCTGGGTGAGTGAAATTATGTTGCAACAAACCCAGGTCAATACGGTGATACCGTATTATGAGCGCTTTATTGAGGCCTTACCGAATATTCAAGCCTTGGCAGAAGCGGAAGAAGAGACGCTTTTGAATTTGTGGCAAGGCTTGGGCTACTATTCCAGGGTACGCAATATGCAGACAGCGGCCCAGCAGGTGATGGGCGAATATGGCGGTCAGCTGCCGAAGACGGCCGAGGCTTTGCGGACGCTGAAAGGGATTGGTCCTTACACGGCGGGGGCAATCGCAAGCATTGCTTTTGGCGAACCAGAACCAGCAGTAGACGGTAATTTAATGCGGATTGTGACCCGGCTTTTTGAAATTGGGGAGGATATTGGCAAGGCCTCGACCAAGCGCCAAATTACGGCTTACCTGTATCAAATGATAGACCCGAAGCGTCCGGGGGATTTTAATCAGGCGCTGATGGATTTGGGGGCGACGATTATGACGCCAGCGAATTTAACTCCTGAGCTGAGTCCGCTAAAGGCCTTTGACCAGTCTTACCAACACGGGACGGCAGAATTATATCCGGTCAAAAAAAGTAAAGTCACCGTTACCGAGCATAGCTTCCTAGCTTATATTCTTATGAATCCAAATGGAGAGGTCCTCTTTCGCAAGCACGGCGAGGGTGAATTATTGACAGGTCTGTGGCACTTCCCGCTAATTGAGCAAACTTTAGTGATGGATGAGGCAACCGAGCAAGAGATGTTGGAGCCTTTGACAGATTGGTTGACAGGAACAGATTTGGCATTCTCGAAGGAACAGTTCCATCTCAGTCTGCCTCAGGCATATCGTTATGACCGGGAGCAACTCCTGCGGCATTTGCCCTTGGTTAAGCATCAATTCTCGCATCGATTGTGGTACGTGCAATTAGTACCCGTTCAAGTTAACCAGTCAAGCAACTCTCTGTCAGGTCAATTGGAATGGCTTACTCTAGAGGAGTTGAAGACTTATCCTATGTCAACTTTGCAAACCAAGCTTCTACAAAGATGGTTGCCCGACCTGGGAGTTTAAAGCGAACTGTGATAAAATTGAGAAGACGCATCTTTGGAAAATGGTAGTGAATCAGCGATTTTCCAGATTGTGTGCCAGCAAATAGCGTCTCTTTGTCATAAAATAAACGATATTTAGCTGAATACTTAATAGAATTGAGGTGGCGAATTCAATGAAACGACTCTGGCAATACTTCGAAGGTTACCGCTTTCAAAGTGTTCTTGGGCCTTTATTTAAATTAACCGAAGCAATTATGGAGCTTTTTGTACCTATCTTTGTGGCGCGAATTATCGATGAAGCCATTCCGACCGGGGATATAATGCAAGTCTTACCGAACATCGCTTGGATGTTTGGGATTGCTTTGGCGGGCCTACTCTTCGCGATTACGGCTCAATATTTCGCGGCTCGGGCAGCGGTAGGCTTTACCCGAAATTTAAGTGTGGATTTATTTGAGAAGGTAACGAAATTGGGCCGGGGGACGCGTGATACCTTGAGTGATGCCAGTCTTTTGACGCGTTTGACGAGTGATACCTTCCAAGTCCAAAGTGGCTTGAATACTTTCTTCCGCTTATTTATGCGGTCGCCTTTTATTGTCTTTGGCTCGCTGATTATGGCGATGCAAATTGATTTAAGCATGACGGGTATTTTCCTGGAAATGATTATTCTCTTGATGGCGATAGTGATGGGGCTTATTTACATTGCCAATCCTGTCATCGCCAAAATACGTACAGCTTTCGATCGACTGACCGTCTTAACACGTGAGCAGATGCAAGGCTTGCGGGTTATTCGTGCCTTTCGGCAGGAGTCGCGGGAAGTGGGCGCCTTTGGCGAGCAGAATGCTGATTTGACCGAGCAACAAGTTAAAGTTGGTGACATCAATGCTTGGATGAACCCACTCACCTACGTTACAGTGAATGTAGCCCTTATTTTAGTTATTTGGCGGGGTGGCTGGAATATTCAAGTAGGTAGTCTGACCCAAGGAGAATTATTGGCCTTGGTGAATTACTTGCTATCAATTTTGACGGAGCTTGTTAAGTTGGCGACAACCATTATGAATATGAATCGATCCTGGGCGAGTGCAAAGCGTTTAGTGGGCATTCTGGCCTTGCCGGATGAGACGCTAAGCTTTGTCAATGAACCGAATACCTTTGATACACCAGACATTGCCTTTGCCTTTGAAGATGTAACGTTTCAATATCCGGACGCAGAAGCCCCATCTTTGGAGGAAATTGCTTTTGCGGTTAAGCAGGGAAGTTTCTTTGGGATTATTGGGAGTACGGGTTCCGGAAAGTCGACTTTGTTGAAGTTGGTGACCAAGAGTTTCGATCCTAGTGAGGGCCACGTGCACTTTAATGACCAATATATGGATACGACTAGTCGCTTGGCCCTTCGCGAAGATATTAGCGTAGTGCCCGGACAAGTATCTTTATTTAAAGGGACGATTCGTTCGAATTTAGCCATGGGCAAAATGGACGCGACTGACGCTGAAATGTGGCAGGCCCTGGCAGATGCCCAGGCCAAGGATTTCGTGGAGGCTTTGCCGGAGGGGCTAGATGCACCCGTGGCGGCCTTTGGACGCAATTTCTCAGGGGGTCAGCGTCAACGATTGACGATTGCCCGAGCTTTGATTAAGCCGGCCAAATTATTAATCTTCGATGATTCGACCTCAGCCTTGGACTATGTGACCGAGGCTAATTTCCAGCAGGTGTTGCATGAGAAGTATCCGGAGAAGACGATTCTGATGATTTCCCAGCGGACCCACAGTTTGAAGCGGGCCGATCAGATTCTGGTTCTAGAAGCGGGGCGTCAAGTTGGCCTGGGTACGCATGCAGAGCTGCTGGCGGATAATCAAGTTTACCAGGAAATTTACGCATCGCAACACGTGGAGGAGGGGAAGCAAGATGAAGCAGTCGAACACGCTCAGCCGGCTCATTCGTGATGTGAGCCAACCGCTTTGGTCGGTCTGCTTGGCGCTTTTAGGCACGGGCTTACAAGTGGGTCTTACCATTTACATGCCCGTTCTGATTGGCCGGGCTTTGGACCAGACAATTGCTGCTGGTCAGGTGAATTTCACGGCTTTGGTGGCTATCCTCCAAGAGATGGCGCTAGTCATGCTGGCTAATGCCTTGGTACAGTTGTTGAATCCACTTATATATAACCGGCTTGTCTACCGGGCCATCGAGCGCCTGCGCAATCAAGTTCTAAGCAAGATACATCGCTTGCCGCTGAGTTATTTGGATCAGCGCGCAACGGGTGAACTAGTCAGTCGCGTGACGACTGATACGGAGCAGTTAGCTGATGGCTTATTGATGGTTTTTAACCAATTTTTCGTGGGGATTTTGACGATTCTGGTGACGATTGTGACGATGGCGCGTTTGGATTGGCTCATGATGCTTTTAGTCGTACTTTTGACGCCGATTTCCCTTTTCGTCTCGCGCTTTATCGCCAATCGCAGTTATCAGTACTTCCAGCTGCAAACCCAATATCGGGGGGAGCAT
This region of Suicoccus acidiformans genomic DNA includes:
- a CDS encoding glycosyltransferase family 2 protein produces the protein MTDQPFVSIITPVYNAEAFLAETVASVLGQSFTNWELILIDDCSTDSSTSLMRKFSAEDSRIHSHSLETNQGAAVARNTGLALARGRYIAFIDSDDCWLPDKLSEQLAFMQEHGHAFTYTDLAYVDEAGNILKAESGIPNRLDYASLLKNTAIACSTVIIDREQVGDFRMPLVRKGQDTATWLMLMRERGVVAYGLPKVLNHYRQVAGSISSNRLGALRRTWHTYRHLEQLPLPKALYYFACYVWNAIKRRL
- a CDS encoding 2-hydroxyacid dehydrogenase, whose amino-acid sequence is MKIALLEPLRVPDSLIEELAAPLEEAGHEFVYYPEKTTDPEELYQRSQDAEIVIIANNPYPAEVIERLEQTKLINVAFTGVDHVDQAAAKAKGIQIANASGYSAHAVPELVIGLTLALYRQIIAGDQDTRLGSQFEAPIQGQEIHGKKVGIIGTGSLGIEAARLYKAFGAELIGYNRSQKEAALDLGLEYKSLEEVMAESDIISIHLPQTEETKGLISKEQIARMKETAILINVARGPIVDNEALAEALNAGAIAGAGIDVYDSEPPLADDYPLLHSKNTVLTPHVGYLTDEAMVDRARIAFDNALKFSQGNPQNIVNN
- a CDS encoding threonine/serine exporter family protein — translated: MDLMTHVTDYPVLSAIIQVIGAYLASYFASISLEAPRSLVVKAGTIGAIGYAIYIIMGLRLEDTLATFTACLIVSLISHWAARRFKAPVTIFYIPAFFPFVPGSAIYQTAFNFIDGNVQLAGHYLVTTFQIAGAIALGVFIADSTIEIYNTVRRKLAQKRMKEKA
- a CDS encoding threonine/serine ThrE exporter family protein yields the protein MKQKNKKIAEVAALAGRIMLESHAESYRVEDTVVRIMKTSGLSITEAVSTTTGLFLTLDDEDDSVEPVTLVRRISERGNHLNKIYRVNNISRMLTSGEITPDEAYERLQVVDESEYTAYRKDIATIMIVVSFTILLNGSIWDVLFSFLAGMVVAISRFGQEWLDLNGFINGIFSTFLTSLFITLGASLLPGNINSHIVTIAALMPLYPGTAFTNGIRDTLKGDYVSGIARIADAIVIALSLAIGVAIGLYVAGRILAWI
- the recX gene encoding recombination regulator RecX; protein product: MQITRIERQQKNKARYSIYLDDTFWLGVDETVLMRFALHKGQEITSDQQTAIKEAEARAKVFTQALNYLSYGLRSSQEMADYLAKQRVQNPQDPDGKDIPIQTKVIHEVLGKLTDLGYLNDLVYAQSYVRTAANINRKGPIVIERELNLKGVPNADILTAMDEYSDSMLQENLTELGRKYIKRKQKLPPKRLKQQLQAYLLTKGYPQEDVAEVVAHLDMSASQDQETVSLDREALKQVKRRQRKYSGYELKQRVSQSLFQKGFAYDLIQDWLTAHEELFEHED
- the mutY gene encoding A/G-specific adenine glycosylase, coding for MKRVKIIEEFPIPWSEATIQAFRETLLAWYDQEKRDLPWRQTKDPYKIWVSEIMLQQTQVNTVIPYYERFIEALPNIQALAEAEEETLLNLWQGLGYYSRVRNMQTAAQQVMGEYGGQLPKTAEALRTLKGIGPYTAGAIASIAFGEPEPAVDGNLMRIVTRLFEIGEDIGKASTKRQITAYLYQMIDPKRPGDFNQALMDLGATIMTPANLTPELSPLKAFDQSYQHGTAELYPVKKSKVTVTEHSFLAYILMNPNGEVLFRKHGEGELLTGLWHFPLIEQTLVMDEATEQEMLEPLTDWLTGTDLAFSKEQFHLSLPQAYRYDREQLLRHLPLVKHQFSHRLWYVQLVPVQVNQSSNSLSGQLEWLTLEELKTYPMSTLQTKLLQRWLPDLGV
- a CDS encoding ABC transporter ATP-binding protein, coding for MKRLWQYFEGYRFQSVLGPLFKLTEAIMELFVPIFVARIIDEAIPTGDIMQVLPNIAWMFGIALAGLLFAITAQYFAARAAVGFTRNLSVDLFEKVTKLGRGTRDTLSDASLLTRLTSDTFQVQSGLNTFFRLFMRSPFIVFGSLIMAMQIDLSMTGIFLEMIILLMAIVMGLIYIANPVIAKIRTAFDRLTVLTREQMQGLRVIRAFRQESREVGAFGEQNADLTEQQVKVGDINAWMNPLTYVTVNVALILVIWRGGWNIQVGSLTQGELLALVNYLLSILTELVKLATTIMNMNRSWASAKRLVGILALPDETLSFVNEPNTFDTPDIAFAFEDVTFQYPDAEAPSLEEIAFAVKQGSFFGIIGSTGSGKSTLLKLVTKSFDPSEGHVHFNDQYMDTTSRLALREDISVVPGQVSLFKGTIRSNLAMGKMDATDAEMWQALADAQAKDFVEALPEGLDAPVAAFGRNFSGGQRQRLTIARALIKPAKLLIFDDSTSALDYVTEANFQQVLHEKYPEKTILMISQRTHSLKRADQILVLEAGRQVGLGTHAELLADNQVYQEIYASQHVEEGKQDEAVEHAQPAHS